The genomic stretch GGCCGTGACACGCCCCACGGGCAGCGTGGGGCGTCCCGATGTGACGCAGCACTCGGGAATAGGGCCTAGGCGGCTTTCGTTTTAGACTGTAACCAACGCACAGGCCAGCTTCGTAATCACGGAACAGGCCATCGGATGCATCCCCCAATGGTTCTACCCCTGCCAAGGAGCCTTCGTGTCCCAGCCTGAAATTCATGACCCCTTTGCCTTTGTTGGCCTGACCTACGACGACGTCCTGCTCCTTCCCGGGCACACCAACGTCATCCCGTCCGATGCCGACACCAGCTCGCGGGTCTCCAAGCGCATCACCGTCCAGACTCCGCTGCTGTCCGCAGCCATGGACACCGTGACGGAATCGCGCATGGCCATCGCCATGGCCCGCCAGGGCGGCTTGGGTGTCATCCACCGCAACCTGTCCATCGAGCGCCAGGCCGAGGAAGTCGACCTCGTCAAGCGCAGCGAATCCGGCATGATCACCAACCCGGTGACCGTTGGACCCGACGCCACACTCGCCGACCTCGACGAGCTGTGCGCCCGCTTCCGCGTCTCCGGCCTGCCCGTGGTTGACGAAGGCGGACGTCTCGTGGGCATCGTCACCAACCGCGACACCGTGTTTATCCCGGAGAGCGAATACTCCCAGCGCCTGGTCCGCGACGTCATGACGCACATGCCGCTGATCACCGGCAAGGTCGGCATCAGCCGCGAAGACGCCTCCGGCCTGCTGGCCAAGAACAAGATTGAGAAGCTCCCGCTCGTTGACGACGCCGGCATCCTTCGCGGCCTGATCACCGTCAAGGACTTCTCCAAGGCCGAGCAGTACCCGCTCGCCACCAAGGACTCCGAAGGCCGCCTGCTCGTCGGTGCTGCAATCGGCTTCTTCGGCGACGGCTTCGAACGCGCCATGACCCTGGTCGAGGCCGGCGTTGACGCATTGTTCGTCGACACCGCCAACGGCCACAGCCAGGGCGTGCTGGAAATGATCGCGCGCCTCAAGAGCGAAAAGGCCGCCGCCCACGTGGACGTCATCGGCGGCCAGGCAGCCACCCGCGAAGGCGCCCAGGCCCTGATCGACGCCGGTGCCGACGGCATCAAGGTCGGCGTCGGCCCGGGATCCATTTGCACCACCCGCGTCGTTGCCGGCGTCGGTGTCCCGCAGATCACCGCCATCTACGAATCCGCCAAGGCCGCCATCCCGGCCGGCGTCCCGCTGATCGCCGACGGCGGCCTGCAGTACTCCGGCGACATCGGCAAGGCCCTCGTGGCCGGCGCCGACACCGTCATGCTCGGCTCCCTCCTGGCCGGCACCGCCGAGTCCCCGGGCGAGCTCGTCTTCGTCAACGGCAAGCAGTTCAAGGCCTACCGCGGCATGGGCTCCCTCGGCGCCATGCAGTCCCGTGGCAAGAACACCTCCTACTCGAAGGACCGCTACTTCCAGGCAGACGTCTCCGGCGACGACAAGCTCATCCCTGAAGGCATCGAGGGCCGCGTGGCCTACCGCGGACCGCTGGCATCCGTCGCCTACCAGCTCGTCGGCGGCCTGCGCCAGACCATGTTCTACGTCGGCTCGCCCAACATCGCCGAGCTGAAGGCCCGCGGCAAGTTCGTCCGCATCACCCCGGCCGGCCTGAAGGAATCCCACCCGCATGACATCACCATGACGGTTGAGGCTCCCAACTACCTGAACAAGTAACGGTTCAGCCGGTTCTGCCCGCTTAAGCACGACGGCGGCGACGCACCTTCCAAAGGTGCGTCGCCGCCGTCGTTGGTTCAGGGATGTCCGGCCTGGTGACAGCTCACAGCGGGCCCGGCGCCGGGCGGATGGCGGCCAAGACTTCGCCCAGGAGCGGTCGGGTATCTGTCGTGGGGTTTCTGCCCGCCGCGTCCAGCCTGATCCGGTTGGTTGAAACAGCAGCACCTGCTGTTTCAACGCACCGGGCGGTCGCCGGATCGCGTTGTCTGCTGCTTCAACTTGGGGGAGGAAGGCTGCTGAAAGCCGGATGTGTCGGACTACGCGTTGAGGGCGGCCTTGAACTGCTCCACGGCGTCGGCTGCGGGGACTGAATCTTCCACGAACTCCGATTCCGTTCCGGAGCGCAGGACCCAGTCGCCGGTTTCCACGGCTGTCAGCTGGGCGACAACGCCCTCGGCGTCAACGCGCAGGCGGCGCACCACGGCGGTGGCGGGGAGACCTTCGGCGGCACCGGTCAGATACTCGTTGCACAGGTGCAGGGCGAGCTCCAGCATGGCAGTGCCAGATTCGATGGGCTGGATTTCGTGGACGCCAAACGGGCTGATGCTCAACAGCACCGCGCCCACGTTGGAACCCACGGCAAACAACACGTGTTCGCTGCTCGGCGTGGTCAGCTTGATCTCCAGCCATTCCTGCGCCTGCGAGAGGACCGTGCCGACAATGGCCGTCTTGTCGACGGGCACGATCTTCTCGCCCTGCGGCGCGGCCAGGCCCCGCACCATGAGTGTGGTGAGCCCGGCGTTGTGCAGCAGTTCGTTGTCCCCGTGCTGGTCGAGCCGCAGCAGGCCCAGCGTGACGGCGGCCGATTCCGTGGGCGTCATGGAAAGCAGGGTCAGCAGCTCGTGGTCGGTCAGGCGCAGTTCAGTCTCAGTCATGTGGCTAAGCCTATCCGCCGAGGGGCCCCGCCCGGGGGCCCACGCCCGCGGGGGTCCCGGCGTGAGCTTGCGAACGGTGGGAGCGGGCGGGGAGTAGCGAGGGTGGGGAGGTGGAGAGGCGCTATCCGCCGAGGGGCCCACTCCCGCGAGGGTCCCTGCATGAGAGGTGGAAACGGCCAGGGATTACAACGGCCCGAAGTTCCTGGTTCCGGTGGGATCGTGCCAGTTGAGCGACATGGCTTCCAGGTCCTGATGCACAGCTGGAGTTCTCGCAATGTAGGCACGGAAGTCCCGCCGCGCATGCTGCATGCAGTAAGCGGGTGCCACGAAGACGCTGGCGGTGCCCACAAGAAACAGCAGGGCAACCACCACAAATGACATGGCCGGCCCCGGTCCCTGCGACAGCCAGCCACCCAAGGCAAGTGCCATGGGGCCGCCCACGGCAAGCGTGATGAGCACGGCCAGCCCCACCCCGGAGGACGTCTTTCCCGGTGCCCTTGAAGCTTGGGGTGGGGAGGCATGGGCAATGCGCGGTAACTTGGCGGAACGGATGACGACGGCGATTGCCAGCATGGCCGCACCGGCAACCAGCAAGCTGATCCACAGGCCCGGCATGCCCGGCATTGTGGCCACCGCAAGAATCCCGCCGCCCAGAACGGCCATGCCCAGGCCGGTCATGGCTGCCGCAAGCCCGCGCCATTGTCCAAAGCTCCATGCCATGTCGCGCAGCGCCGAGGTGGTGGTTTCCGGAGCCATGCGTGCCATGTCGGAATTCAACCAATAGTCCAACGGTCTTTGCGGCATGGCAGGGAACGGGGTTGTGTGGCTCATTGTCAGCGGTCTTTCACGGGAGTTGATGCTTGCGGGAGGCTGCGAACCCCGAGGATCAGGAACGGATAAATGGTCAGGGGAACTGAAAACAGCAGCGGGTCAACACCGAACTGCAGGTCGATCCCCACCGCGGTGAAGTACCAGAACAAGCCGGCCATGAGCCACAGAACCACGGCAATGACCACCAACGCCGCGGTTTTGGGCCCGGTCGCCGCCGGGGCTGCTGCTGCGGCTCTGTGCTGGATGGAGCCCTTCCGCACGCGGAGCCAGGCCAGCACCAGGACAATGGCAAAGATCCCGGCACCCACCCATGCCGTGCCGGCATGGGTGCGGCCGCCGAGTACGGGGTTGACCAGGGCCAGTGCCGCAAAAACAAGGGCGACGGCGGCCGTGGCGAGCAGGAGCGCTGCAGCACGCATGCGCGGGCTGCTGCCGTTGGGTGAAGGTGTCTGGGCCATCAGGCCAGGGCTGCGCTGAACAGGTCAAAAGCCTCGGCCGCCGGGACGGCCACGGCCTGTGCAGCATCACCGTTGCCGGTTTTCAAGGTCCAGGCATCATTCGGTTCGCGCCTCAGGTGTGCCGTGCGGGGGGACTCCGTTGCAGCATGGCGGGTGACCATGGCTGCGGCCGGCAGTCCGTCCGTTGCATCCTGAAGATAGGCGCGGGCGAGCAGGACGCCCAGGTGCGCAACGCCGTCGGAAGTGTCCACGGGGCGCACCTGGTGGACGCCCAACCTGTCCAGCGACAGCAGCAGCGAGCCATGTTCCGAGGCCGCCACGAACATGACATGGTCAACCTTGGGCGTCACAAACGCCACCTCCAGCCAGGCCGTGGACGTGGTCAGGACCGCAGCCACGAGGGCTCCACGGCCCACGGGCTCGATGTCGTCGCCGCTGGCCTGGGCCATGCCTCGGGCCAGCAGGGTGGTGATGCCTGCCCGCTCCAGCACGTCCTGGTGGGGAACAGCGGCCAGTCGGAACAGCTCGCGGGTGAACGTGGTGGATTCACCGGGATTCATGGCAAGCAGGGCCAGAAGTTCATGGTCCGTCAGCAGGAGCTCTGATTCGTCCGTCATTGGTCCTTCATTCCTTGGTGTCTGAATGGGGTTTTGGGCTTGCTCAACTCTAGCCACCGGTCAGCCATCCCCACGCTTTCTTGGCGACATTGGCTGTTTCCTTGCCCAGCCACTCGGCACCGTCGGAGACCTTGTCGCCCACCCAGCTGGCGCCGGCGCCGATCATTTCGCTGGTGGAGCCGTAGCCGAGGCTGGTGGACAGCATGCCCAGTCCGGCCCACGCGACGCCTGCCACGGCGAAGGCGGGGCCGACGACGGGGATGAACGAGCCGACGGCCAGGACGGTTGTGACGCCGCCGTCAATGATTTGGTTGGTGTCGCCCGTCATGATCCCGTTGGCCAGCTGGACGCCGCCGCCGATGACACTGAGGACCCCCGCGGCGCGGCCCACCATGGACAGCCCGTTGAGCAGTTGCGTGCCCTTGACGTACTGCCCCAGCTGGCCCGCCTCGGCGCTCAGCAGGCTCCACGGCATCCTGCGCAACAGCCCGGCGTCCACCATCTTGCCGAGGAGGTTGCTGGCCAGGATCCCCGTGGCGGAAGCGAAGAGGTTGCCGGCTTGGTAAATGGGGTTGCCGTTCGCATCGACCAGTCCCTGCAGGGGTGAATCGGCGCCGTCCCCTCCGGAGGAACCGCCGCCGGGAGCCCCGCCGCCTGTTCCGCCGCCGGTGTCGGCGCTCGCTTGTTCCTGCTCATCGGCCTGGGCCTTGATTGCGGCTGATTGCTGGGTCAGCGTCGCCCCGGTGTCGTGCAGTGTCAGGCGCAGTCCGTTGTTCCACCGGCCGCGGAACATTTCGCTGTCCGGACCGTTCCACTGCGCCCTGCTGATCACGTTGTGGAGGGTGGAGGACAACTGGGTCAGGGTTTCGCCGGAGGTGGCCATGGTCTTGGCCAGGTCGCGCAGTTGTTCCGGATCCGCGCCGATCATGCCGTCTGCCATGTGAGCCTGCCTTAGGTGTCGCTGGTGGGTGCGTCGCGCACAACGATTTCCGTCCCACACTAGCGCCGCGCGCTGCCGTGCGCGATGGGGAGTCCTCACCATCGCGGCTAGAATCAACGCATGCTTCCCGCCTATGACCACTCCGCCGAATATTCGCACTGGGATGCCGGCCTGTGGACCCGCGTCCTGTCCGCCTCGGGCGTGCGCAGCCCGTTCACCGGCGAACCGTTTACGGAGGCCATGCTGGCTGGGCTGGCCGGCGGCATCGGCTTCATGATCTTCACGTTTGAATACAAGGACATCACCACGGCGTCGGCGGTGACCCGCTTCCACCCCGGCCCCTACACCGAGAACCTGCTCCGCCGCTCCGGCGCCGCCGTCAACATCCAGCAGACGGGCAGCGCCAAGCTGGCCCAGTCGCGACTGGACGCCGCACTCGAAACCGGGGTGCCCGCCGTCGTGCGTGTTGTGCGCGGTGAACTCCCCTGGATCGCGAAGGACCCGCTGGCCGACATGGACTCCATGGACGTTGCGGTGGTGGCCAGGGAGGGTGCCGGCTACCTGATGGACGACGGCGGCGGGCGCCTTGAGCGGATCACCGCGGCCGCGCTGGCGCAGGCGCGCGGCTCGCGCAAGGCGGACAAGCACTGGCAGGGGCATGTCGTGGTCCGCGGCGGGGCGGCGCAGGAGGGCGAGTCGCTGACCGCGGAAGTGGTGCGCCATGCCATGGCTGAGACCGCGGCGGAGCTCCTGTCCCAGCAGGCGCCGCCCGGGATTCCGCCGGGATACGCCAAGAACTTCGGCGTGCTGGGCATGCAGACCTGGGCGCAGCGGCTTGTGGATGCGTCCACCAAGCACGGCTGGATGCGGATCTTTGGCGACCCGGAACGCTCCGCCACCGGCATGGGCATGCTGCACGGGCTGCTGGCGGGGAAGCGCTACAGCGGGCCCGGCGCGCTGCGGCCGTTGTATGCGCAATTCCTCGACGAGGTGGCGCTGGCAGGGGAGGGGGTGTCCGGCGTCGAACGGGCAGGGCTGGCCGAAACCGCCGCACAATACCGCGCGTTGGGGGAGCACTGGGATGCCCTGACGGCGCTGGTCGGGGCCCCGGGTGAGCCGGATTTTGTGGCGATGGCGTCCCGGGTGGAGGCGATCGCGGTGCTGGAGGAGGCCGCGGCGAAGGAGCTGGCGGCTGTGGCGGGCAGCACGGACTAGCCCGGTTTTCATGGCCCGGGCGCTCCCTGCGATAGGCTAGGGGGCGTGACTTATGAGATTGAGATTGGCCGTGGAAAGCGTGGACGCCGCGCATACTCGTTGGATGAGATTGCGATTGTGCCCTCCAGGCGCACCCGCGACCCCCAGGATGTGTCGGTGAAATGGCAGATCGATGCCTACCAGTTCGACATCCCCGTCCTCGGTGCGCCGATGGACTCGGTCATGTCACCGGAGACGGCGATTGCCCTCGGCAAGCTCGGCGGCCTGGGCGTCCTGGACCTGGAAGGCCTGTGGACCCGCTATGAGGACCCGCAGCCGCTGCTCGACGAGATTGCGCTGCTGCAGGCCTCCGTGGTTGACGCCGAGACCACCGTGCGCCTCCAGCAGATCTACAGCGAGCCCATCAAGGCAGAACTGATCACCGCCCGCCTGGCCGAGATCCGTGCCGCCGGCGTGACCGTTGCCGGCTCCCTCACGCCGCAGCGCACGCAGGAGTTCTACAAGACCGTTGTGGCGGCGGGCGTGGACATCTTCGTCATCCGCGGCACCACGGTTTCCGCCGAGCACGTGTCCAAGTCCACCGAACCGCTGAACCTCAAGCAGTTCATCTACGAACTTGACGTCCCCGTCATCGTGGGCGGCGCGGCCGGCTACACCCCGGCCCTGCACCTCATGCGCACCGGCGCGGCGGGCGTCCTGGTCGGCTTTGGCGGCGGCGCGTCCACCACCACCAGCCGTGCACTGGGCATCCGCTCACCCATGGCCAGCGCCATCTCCGACGTTGCCGCGGCCCGCCGCGACTACATGGACGAGTCCGGCGGCCGCTACGTTCACGTGATCGCCGACGGCGGCATGGGCTCCAGCGGCGACATCGTCAAGGCCATCGCCATGGGCGCCGACGCCGTCATGCTTGGCGCCGCACTGTCCCGGGCTGCCGAGGCACCCGGCCAGGGCTGGCACTGGGGTGCCGAGGCGCACCACCAGGAACTGCCGCGCGGC from Arthrobacter stackebrandtii encodes the following:
- the guaB gene encoding IMP dehydrogenase; its protein translation is MSQPEIHDPFAFVGLTYDDVLLLPGHTNVIPSDADTSSRVSKRITVQTPLLSAAMDTVTESRMAIAMARQGGLGVIHRNLSIERQAEEVDLVKRSESGMITNPVTVGPDATLADLDELCARFRVSGLPVVDEGGRLVGIVTNRDTVFIPESEYSQRLVRDVMTHMPLITGKVGISREDASGLLAKNKIEKLPLVDDAGILRGLITVKDFSKAEQYPLATKDSEGRLLVGAAIGFFGDGFERAMTLVEAGVDALFVDTANGHSQGVLEMIARLKSEKAAAHVDVIGGQAATREGAQALIDAGADGIKVGVGPGSICTTRVVAGVGVPQITAIYESAKAAIPAGVPLIADGGLQYSGDIGKALVAGADTVMLGSLLAGTAESPGELVFVNGKQFKAYRGMGSLGAMQSRGKNTSYSKDRYFQADVSGDDKLIPEGIEGRVAYRGPLASVAYQLVGGLRQTMFYVGSPNIAELKARGKFVRITPAGLKESHPHDITMTVEAPNYLNK
- a CDS encoding WXG100 family type VII secretion target → MADGMIGADPEQLRDLAKTMATSGETLTQLSSTLHNVISRAQWNGPDSEMFRGRWNNGLRLTLHDTGATLTQQSAAIKAQADEQEQASADTGGGTGGGAPGGGSSGGDGADSPLQGLVDANGNPIYQAGNLFASATGILASNLLGKMVDAGLLRRMPWSLLSAEAGQLGQYVKGTQLLNGLSMVGRAAGVLSVIGGGVQLANGIMTGDTNQIIDGGVTTVLAVGSFIPVVGPAFAVAGVAWAGLGMLSTSLGYGSTSEMIGAGASWVGDKVSDGAEWLGKETANVAKKAWGWLTGG
- a CDS encoding DUF4872 domain-containing protein, translated to MLPAYDHSAEYSHWDAGLWTRVLSASGVRSPFTGEPFTEAMLAGLAGGIGFMIFTFEYKDITTASAVTRFHPGPYTENLLRRSGAAVNIQQTGSAKLAQSRLDAALETGVPAVVRVVRGELPWIAKDPLADMDSMDVAVVAREGAGYLMDDGGGRLERITAAALAQARGSRKADKHWQGHVVVRGGAAQEGESLTAEVVRHAMAETAAELLSQQAPPGIPPGYAKNFGVLGMQTWAQRLVDASTKHGWMRIFGDPERSATGMGMLHGLLAGKRYSGPGALRPLYAQFLDEVALAGEGVSGVERAGLAETAAQYRALGEHWDALTALVGAPGEPDFVAMASRVEAIAVLEEAAAKELAAVAGSTD
- a CDS encoding GuaB3 family IMP dehydrogenase-related protein; this encodes MTYEIEIGRGKRGRRAYSLDEIAIVPSRRTRDPQDVSVKWQIDAYQFDIPVLGAPMDSVMSPETAIALGKLGGLGVLDLEGLWTRYEDPQPLLDEIALLQASVVDAETTVRLQQIYSEPIKAELITARLAEIRAAGVTVAGSLTPQRTQEFYKTVVAAGVDIFVIRGTTVSAEHVSKSTEPLNLKQFIYELDVPVIVGGAAGYTPALHLMRTGAAGVLVGFGGGASTTTSRALGIRSPMASAISDVAAARRDYMDESGGRYVHVIADGGMGSSGDIVKAIAMGADAVMLGAALSRAAEAPGQGWHWGAEAHHQELPRGHRVHMGTVGTLAEVLHGPAHQADGASNLIGALRRSMATTGYSDLKEFQRVEVIVAP